A single window of Cytobacillus luteolus DNA harbors:
- a CDS encoding enoyl-CoA hydratase/isomerase family protein: protein MMNQHLLINIDGPVMSLTLNRPDSLNAFSSEMILGLTEAIKSAGENEEVRVVVLSGAGRSFSAGGDVKTMGEASAVQGYDHIGKLNECILAMKDLEKPIIAAVHGFAAGAGFNLALACDLIVAAEDSKFALSFSQVGLISDGGGLYFLPRLIGPYRAKQLFFSGEPITANVAFELGIVNQVLPVEALEEGTKKLATKLASGPSKAFGMMKKIADHSFNSSLSEILEQERITQTMMIQTEDHLEGVAAFKEKRKPVFKGK from the coding sequence TTGATGAATCAACACTTATTAATAAATATTGATGGCCCTGTCATGTCGTTAACACTGAATCGCCCTGACAGTCTAAATGCATTCAGCTCTGAGATGATTTTAGGCCTTACAGAAGCAATAAAGTCTGCGGGAGAGAATGAAGAGGTTCGAGTGGTCGTTTTATCGGGGGCAGGTCGTTCTTTTAGTGCCGGTGGAGATGTAAAGACGATGGGGGAAGCATCTGCTGTCCAAGGGTATGATCATATAGGAAAACTTAATGAATGTATACTTGCAATGAAAGACTTAGAAAAACCAATTATTGCAGCTGTACATGGGTTTGCGGCTGGAGCAGGATTTAATTTAGCGCTAGCTTGTGATTTAATCGTAGCTGCAGAAGATAGTAAATTTGCTTTGAGTTTTAGCCAGGTAGGATTAATCTCTGATGGAGGAGGATTGTATTTTCTCCCACGGTTGATTGGACCTTATCGTGCGAAACAATTATTTTTTAGTGGAGAACCCATCACGGCAAATGTTGCTTTTGAGTTGGGTATTGTTAATCAAGTATTACCTGTAGAGGCATTAGAGGAAGGTACTAAAAAGCTTGCAACTAAACTAGCAAGTGGACCAAGTAAAGCCTTTGGGATGATGAAAAAAATTGCGGATCATTCATTCAATTCAAGTCTCAGTGAAATACTTGAGCAGGAACGTATCACACAAACAATGATGATTCAAACAGAGGACCATCTTGAAGGGGTAGCAGCCTTTAAGGAAAAAAGAAAACCTGTATTTAAGGGGAAATAA
- a CDS encoding SDR family NAD(P)-dependent oxidoreductase, protein MTRFSQTIAVVTGAGSGIGESTAIRLASEGAKVILVGRTQEKLELVSNKINEASKHTVAHIFTADVTNEDDVNNLATFIEEKYGDLHVVVNNAGGSRQSKILETSSDDWDFVQQTNLKSVFLVSKALGNLMVRGIKTGIEGQERNRSIVNVASLSGYKAGSHIPHYSSAKAAVINFSRALALELAPYGIRVNSVSPGFVETPLTEQGLQNESFQAAIRRNTALKRVGRPEEIANIITFLASHEASYMTGSDVLADGGWLIT, encoded by the coding sequence GTGACGAGATTTTCACAAACCATTGCAGTTGTAACAGGGGCAGGAAGCGGCATTGGGGAATCAACGGCTATCCGTCTTGCTAGTGAGGGAGCTAAAGTAATTCTTGTTGGAAGAACACAAGAAAAGCTTGAACTAGTTTCAAACAAAATTAATGAAGCCTCTAAACATACTGTTGCACATATTTTTACTGCAGATGTTACGAATGAAGATGATGTTAATAATCTGGCTACATTTATAGAGGAGAAATACGGTGATCTGCATGTGGTTGTTAATAATGCTGGTGGTTCTCGTCAATCAAAAATTTTAGAAACATCATCAGACGACTGGGACTTTGTACAACAAACAAACTTAAAAAGCGTCTTCCTTGTTTCAAAAGCATTGGGGAATTTGATGGTAAGGGGTATTAAAACAGGAATAGAAGGTCAAGAGAGAAATCGCTCCATTGTTAATGTTGCCTCCTTATCAGGGTATAAAGCTGGCTCTCACATTCCTCACTATAGTTCAGCAAAGGCTGCAGTTATTAACTTCTCTAGGGCGTTAGCATTGGAACTAGCACCTTATGGAATACGTGTGAATTCTGTCTCCCCAGGTTTTGTTGAAACTCCATTGACAGAACAAGGGTTACAAAATGAAAGTTTCCAGGCTGCAATAAGGAGAAACACTGCATTAAAACGAGTGGGAAGGCCAGAAGAAATTGCCAATATTATTACATTTCTTGCTTCACATGAAGCCTCCTATATGACAGGTTCTGATGTGCTAGCTGATGGTGGCTGGTTGATAACTTAG
- a CDS encoding acyl-CoA dehydrogenase family protein, with the protein MENIKVTQKGASFLFSEIEANDIFTPEDFTDEHKMIAATAKQFIEREVDPLNEAVENQEFDRVVNLLHKAGELGLLAHSIPEAYGGLGLDKISKGIVGEVVGRAGGYGVAHSNHTCIATLPITYFGTPEQKAKYLPKLASGEYIGAYCLTEPGSGSDALAAKTTAVLNEAGTHYLINGTKLYITNAVFSDTFIVYAKIDGAQFTAFIVEKDFPGLSLGPEEKKMGIKGSSTRTVILEDCQVPVENLLGEIGKGHVIALNVLNLGRFNLGSACMGAAKYGLHLTLKFTNERKQFGKAISEFGASKEKFAKMATRIYAAESLQYRTAKMLEDSLGDLYESTDLALIGKRMMEYATECAVCKVYGSETLDFVADEAVQLHGGSGFMKEYRVEQMYRDSRINRIFEGTNEINRLLIPTHLFRKAIKGDIQLEEIVQKAIMELQNPKSEFEGKLEREIEAVKTIRRIFLLCVGVAYERYGLELPNEQETLMKLADIAMNLYAAESVVLRSQKTQTDYKIKLAQAFMDDVVLDIEVAARKLITGVVEGPKLQQTLLLVIKSLSPFQVAGAVERKRQIADRLIDVEQYSV; encoded by the coding sequence TTGGAGAATATAAAAGTTACTCAAAAAGGTGCTAGTTTTTTATTTTCAGAGATTGAGGCAAATGACATATTTACTCCGGAAGATTTTACAGATGAACATAAAATGATTGCTGCAACAGCGAAACAATTTATTGAGAGAGAGGTTGACCCTCTTAATGAGGCGGTAGAAAACCAAGAATTTGATAGAGTTGTTAATTTGTTACATAAGGCTGGAGAGTTGGGTCTCTTAGCTCATAGTATACCGGAAGCTTATGGTGGATTAGGGTTAGACAAAATAAGTAAAGGGATTGTTGGAGAGGTAGTGGGAAGGGCTGGAGGCTACGGTGTTGCTCACTCAAATCATACATGTATAGCCACTTTACCTATTACTTATTTCGGGACACCCGAACAAAAAGCAAAGTATTTGCCGAAGCTAGCTTCCGGTGAATACATTGGAGCTTACTGTTTAACAGAACCAGGATCTGGATCTGATGCTCTAGCAGCAAAGACAACCGCTGTTTTAAATGAAGCGGGGACCCATTATCTAATAAATGGAACAAAGCTCTATATTACTAATGCTGTCTTTTCAGATACTTTCATCGTATATGCGAAGATTGATGGTGCTCAATTCACAGCCTTTATTGTTGAAAAGGATTTTCCAGGGCTATCCTTAGGGCCCGAAGAGAAAAAAATGGGAATTAAAGGCTCCTCAACAAGAACGGTTATCTTAGAGGATTGTCAAGTACCAGTTGAGAATCTACTTGGTGAGATTGGTAAAGGACATGTAATTGCACTAAATGTCTTAAATTTAGGAAGATTCAACCTAGGGTCAGCTTGTATGGGAGCTGCAAAATATGGTCTTCATCTTACTCTTAAGTTTACAAATGAGCGCAAACAGTTTGGGAAAGCTATTTCTGAGTTTGGTGCGAGTAAAGAAAAATTTGCAAAGATGGCTACAAGAATTTATGCGGCAGAATCTTTGCAGTATAGGACTGCAAAGATGTTAGAAGATTCATTAGGTGATTTATATGAATCTACAGATCTAGCTTTGATTGGAAAAAGAATGATGGAATATGCAACTGAGTGTGCTGTGTGTAAAGTTTATGGATCCGAGACGTTAGACTTTGTAGCTGATGAAGCAGTTCAGTTGCATGGTGGTTCAGGCTTTATGAAGGAATATAGAGTTGAACAAATGTACAGGGACTCAAGAATTAATCGTATATTCGAAGGAACGAATGAGATCAATCGCCTTTTAATTCCTACTCATCTATTCCGAAAGGCTATTAAGGGAGACATACAATTAGAAGAAATCGTTCAAAAAGCAATTATGGAGTTACAGAACCCAAAAAGTGAGTTCGAAGGGAAGCTCGAACGTGAAATTGAGGCTGTAAAAACCATCAGAAGAATCTTTTTACTATGTGTCGGAGTGGCCTATGAAAGATATGGGTTAGAATTACCAAACGAACAGGAAACCTTGATGAAATTAGCAGATATTGCGATGAATCTTTACGCTGCAGAATCTGTGGTCCTTAGGTCTCAAAAGACGCAAACTGATTATAAAATCAAATTAGCACAGGCATTTATGGATGATGTAGTACTTGATATTGAAGTTGCTGCTAGAAAATTAATAACTGGTGTAGTAGAAGGTCCTAAACTTCAACAAACACTCTTATTAGTTATAAAAAGTTTGAGTCCTTTCCAAGTTGCAGGCGCAGTTGAACGTAAACGTCAGATTGCAGATCGCTTGATAGATGTTGAGCAATATTCAGTCTAG
- a CDS encoding 2-phosphosulfolactate phosphatase yields the protein MPKIHLLMKKEEIDSTKMKDNKVAVVFDVLLATSTITAGLHFGAKEVIPVLNGEEAKKEAVNRQEETYVLVGEYEGKTIEGFLDPNPLQLREALEGKSMILSTTNGTVAIKKAAEAKRVYICSLLNGKAVAEKLNQEIREETVIVICSGSAGEFCLEDFYGAGYFLNSLMNSEVNEWQLTDAAQSALLFYKGMSEKSNEILLSSRVGKLLAKYGYEEEVRFVGNHGSIHIVPYLLDGRIVV from the coding sequence ATGCCAAAGATCCATCTTCTTATGAAGAAGGAAGAAATAGATTCAACGAAAATGAAAGACAACAAGGTTGCAGTTGTTTTTGATGTACTACTTGCTACGTCGACAATTACAGCTGGTTTGCACTTTGGTGCTAAAGAAGTAATTCCAGTGTTAAATGGTGAGGAAGCTAAAAAAGAAGCTGTGAATAGACAAGAGGAAACATATGTTTTAGTTGGAGAATATGAAGGAAAAACAATTGAAGGATTTCTAGATCCCAATCCCCTACAACTAAGGGAAGCACTAGAAGGTAAATCAATGATTCTATCAACTACGAATGGAACTGTTGCCATTAAAAAAGCAGCTGAAGCCAAGAGGGTATATATTTGCTCTCTATTAAATGGAAAGGCAGTTGCTGAAAAACTTAATCAAGAAATTAGGGAAGAGACAGTTATTGTTATTTGTTCAGGCTCTGCCGGGGAATTTTGTTTAGAAGACTTTTATGGTGCTGGTTATTTTCTTAACAGCTTAATGAATAGTGAAGTTAACGAGTGGCAATTAACAGATGCTGCTCAATCAGCTTTACTCTTTTATAAAGGAATGTCAGAAAAATCAAATGAGATTTTATTAAGTTCTCGTGTAGGGAAGTTACTTGCTAAGTACGGATATGAAGAAGAAGTTAGGTTTGTAGGGAATCATGGGAGTATTCACATCGTTCCATATTTATTAGATGGCAGAATAGTCGTATAA
- a CDS encoding phosphotransferase family protein, translated as MTNKLKDTIPVRKGEELNRKKLESFLREKIEFLPIGELEIEQFGAGHSNLTYQLKIADWTAVLRRPPLGPVAPKAHDMNREFKILSELYPVYQAAPRPYLYSDDDSIVGSPFFVMERKYGIVLDTEFPNYITPTKDICGQLSEIMVDELVKLHDIDYTQTGLMNISQPEGFMERQVHGWISRYERSKTDEIREVEILKEWMVKNIPISQAPTVIHYDYKLNNAMFTDDLTRMVGLFDWEMTTVGDPLADLGAAMSYWIQSDDDEMLKRGLGKPPVTVQEGFYTRDEFVEEYAKKSGRDVSTMNFYLTFAYFKLAVICQQIYYRYKKGQTHDERFAKFNFTVKSLIQYALVESSRNK; from the coding sequence ATGACCAATAAACTAAAAGACACCATTCCCGTCCGCAAAGGGGAAGAGTTAAATCGAAAAAAGCTAGAAAGTTTTTTAAGGGAAAAGATTGAATTTTTGCCAATAGGAGAGCTTGAAATAGAACAATTTGGTGCTGGTCATTCAAATTTAACCTATCAGTTAAAAATAGCTGATTGGACGGCGGTGCTAAGACGTCCACCACTTGGGCCGGTAGCTCCTAAAGCTCATGATATGAACCGTGAATTTAAGATTCTTTCTGAGTTATATCCAGTATACCAGGCAGCGCCAAGACCTTATTTATATTCAGATGATGACAGCATTGTAGGAAGTCCTTTCTTTGTTATGGAGAGGAAGTATGGAATCGTATTAGACACTGAGTTTCCTAATTACATTACACCTACCAAGGATATTTGCGGACAGTTATCTGAGATCATGGTCGATGAGCTTGTTAAGTTGCATGATATTGATTATACGCAAACAGGTTTAATGAACATTAGTCAGCCTGAAGGTTTTATGGAGCGCCAAGTTCATGGGTGGATCTCTAGGTATGAACGATCAAAAACCGATGAGATACGAGAAGTTGAAATTCTAAAAGAATGGATGGTTAAAAATATTCCTATATCCCAAGCACCAACAGTTATTCATTATGACTATAAGTTGAATAATGCTATGTTTACAGATGATTTAACTAGAATGGTAGGCTTATTTGATTGGGAGATGACCACCGTGGGTGATCCTCTAGCTGACTTAGGTGCAGCCATGAGTTATTGGATACAATCTGACGATGACGAAATGTTAAAGCGGGGACTTGGAAAGCCGCCTGTTACAGTTCAAGAGGGTTTTTATACACGTGATGAATTTGTGGAAGAGTATGCAAAAAAGAGTGGTCGAGATGTTTCAACAATGAATTTCTATCTTACATTTGCTTATTTCAAACTTGCGGTGATTTGTCAGCAAATTTATTACCGCTATAAAAAAGGGCAAACACACGATGAACGGTTTGCTAAGTTTAATTTCACAGTAAAAAGCCTAATTCAATATGCGTTAGTTGAATCTTCTCGAAATAAATAA
- a CDS encoding acyl-CoA thioesterase: MNHITKIKVRFGETDALGHINNSSYFAYLEDARIGFFESIGCNMSTTSWNFILASTKCDFIGQGYFNQILKITTTVTRIGNKSFQLEHEIFDDQTDRLIARGNAIIVYFDFEEQQSVVIPESLKVELERHLVASS, from the coding sequence TTGAACCACATTACAAAGATTAAAGTTCGTTTTGGGGAAACGGACGCTTTAGGACATATAAATAACTCTAGCTATTTTGCTTACCTCGAAGATGCACGTATAGGTTTCTTTGAATCCATTGGATGTAATATGAGCACAACATCCTGGAACTTTATATTAGCTTCAACTAAGTGTGACTTCATTGGTCAGGGATATTTTAATCAGATATTAAAAATAACAACAACTGTAACAAGGATTGGAAATAAGAGCTTTCAGTTAGAACACGAAATTTTTGATGACCAAACAGATCGATTGATTGCTCGTGGAAATGCAATTATTGTTTATTTTGATTTTGAAGAACAACAAAGCGTAGTCATTCCAGAATCACTTAAGGTGGAGCTAGAACGTCATCTTGTAGCAAGTTCGTAG
- a CDS encoding TetR/AcrR family transcriptional regulator has protein sequence MKERITEQSKALFEKKGFTETSIQDIVDALGVTKGTFYYYFSSKEELLMDIHIRYIENLLALQDKILSDETKDCKTKLYDMVFMLIHSIEEQGASARVFFRELRNLSDNHLAQVLPKRDQFRLNLQSLLEQGKENGEFRSDLEVGIVTFGILGITNWSYNWYNPKGSLKDHEVAKIYVEMILNGIQA, from the coding sequence ATGAAGGAAAGAATAACAGAGCAAAGTAAGGCACTTTTTGAGAAAAAAGGATTTACCGAAACGTCCATTCAAGATATTGTTGACGCACTTGGCGTCACAAAGGGAACCTTCTACTATTACTTCTCTAGTAAAGAAGAACTCCTAATGGATATTCATATCCGCTATATTGAAAATTTACTAGCATTGCAAGACAAAATCCTTTCAGATGAGACGAAGGACTGTAAAACTAAGCTTTATGATATGGTCTTCATGCTCATCCACAGCATTGAGGAGCAAGGGGCGAGTGCTAGAGTGTTCTTCCGTGAATTACGTAATTTAAGTGACAATCACCTGGCGCAAGTGTTGCCAAAGCGTGATCAATTTAGACTGAACCTACAATCCTTACTAGAGCAAGGTAAGGAAAATGGAGAGTTTCGTAGTGACCTAGAAGTAGGCATTGTGACTTTTGGTATTCTAGGAATTACCAACTGGAGTTATAACTGGTATAACCCAAAAGGTTCTCTAAAAGATCATGAAGTTGCTAAAATTTATGTTGAAATGATATTAAATGGAATTCAAGCATAA
- a CDS encoding long-chain-fatty-acid--CoA ligase, whose product MTEKSWLKHYPEGIQKELEIPTIPVQQMLLDSTAKYPQNEAIIFYHKRMTYTELTGLSRAFTSALQANGVQKGDRVAVMLPNCPQYVISYFGTLMAGGIITQVNPMLVERELQYILQDSGAETIVILDALYPRLKSIQDQTNVRNVIVVSLQPSETSFTPDRSFEQFMQTATGNIAPVTIDPVNDIAVLQYTGGTTGRSKGAMLTHRNLVANVVQSYEFFKQDINLGQDKCLTVIPLFHVFGMTSGMNLSIFCGSSNVLLPRFDLEEMLQTIKREQPTTFPGVPTMYVALTNHPKAEEYGIDSIRVCNSGSAPMPVELMKEFEAKTGAKVLEGYGLSEAAPTTHCNPMFAERKPGSVGIGFPSTDYKIVDLATGTLEVPAGELGEVIIKGPQVMKGYWNMPEETANTLRDGWLYTGDIARMDEDGFLYIVDRKKDMIIASGYNVYPRDVEEVLYQHSSVQEAVVIGVPDSYRGETVKAVIVLKAGREATEEEMIQYCKDNMASYRVPTIIEFREQLPKTSVGKILRRALRDEVNAVK is encoded by the coding sequence ATGACTGAAAAATCTTGGTTAAAGCACTATCCTGAAGGTATTCAAAAAGAGCTTGAGATTCCTACTATTCCTGTCCAACAAATGCTCCTTGATTCTACAGCTAAGTATCCTCAAAATGAAGCTATCATTTTCTATCACAAAAGAATGACGTATACAGAACTAACAGGTTTATCACGTGCATTTACCTCTGCATTACAAGCAAATGGTGTTCAAAAAGGAGACCGTGTAGCAGTGATGCTGCCAAATTGTCCGCAATATGTTATTAGCTATTTTGGTACTCTTATGGCAGGAGGAATCATCACTCAGGTAAATCCAATGCTTGTAGAAAGAGAACTACAATATATTCTCCAGGATTCTGGTGCGGAAACGATTGTAATTCTGGATGCATTGTATCCACGCTTAAAGTCAATTCAGGACCAGACCAATGTAAGAAATGTTATTGTTGTCAGCCTACAACCTTCTGAGACTAGCTTTACACCAGACCGCTCTTTTGAACAGTTCATGCAAACTGCAACCGGAAATATTGCTCCTGTTACTATTGATCCAGTTAATGACATTGCTGTACTCCAATATACAGGGGGGACAACAGGTCGCTCGAAGGGAGCTATGTTAACTCACCGTAACTTAGTTGCGAATGTTGTCCAATCTTATGAATTCTTCAAACAAGATATTAATCTTGGTCAGGATAAGTGCCTAACTGTTATTCCACTTTTCCACGTTTTTGGGATGACTTCTGGGATGAATTTATCGATTTTCTGCGGATCTAGTAACGTGTTATTGCCTCGATTTGATCTAGAAGAAATGCTTCAAACAATTAAAAGGGAGCAACCTACTACATTCCCAGGTGTACCAACAATGTATGTTGCTTTAACAAACCATCCTAAAGCAGAGGAATATGGAATTGATAGTATTAGAGTTTGTAATAGTGGTAGTGCGCCGATGCCTGTTGAACTTATGAAAGAGTTTGAGGCAAAGACGGGAGCTAAGGTACTTGAAGGGTACGGGTTATCAGAAGCTGCCCCAACAACTCATTGTAATCCGATGTTTGCTGAGAGAAAGCCTGGTAGTGTAGGTATTGGTTTCCCTTCAACAGATTATAAGATTGTCGACTTAGCAACTGGTACGTTAGAGGTTCCAGCAGGTGAGTTAGGAGAAGTCATCATTAAAGGACCTCAGGTTATGAAAGGTTATTGGAATATGCCTGAAGAAACCGCCAACACATTACGTGATGGATGGCTATATACAGGTGATATTGCACGAATGGATGAAGATGGCTTCTTATACATCGTTGACCGTAAAAAGGATATGATTATTGCAAGTGGGTACAATGTTTATCCACGTGATGTTGAGGAAGTATTATATCAACATTCATCTGTCCAAGAGGCTGTTGTCATTGGTGTTCCAGATAGCTATCGTGGCGAGACTGTGAAAGCAGTAATAGTACTGAAAGCGGGAAGGGAAGCTACTGAAGAAGAAATGATTCAATATTGTAAAGACAATATGGCTTCCTATAGAGTTCCTACCATCATCGAGTTCCGCGAACAATTGCCAAAAACAAGTGTAGGAAAAATCCTTAGAAGAGCACTTCGAGATGAGGTTAATGCAGTAAAATAG
- a CDS encoding SDR family NAD(P)-dependent oxidoreductase codes for MKLKNKVAIITGGGGGIGRATAYLFAKEGAEVVVSDVNEGSGQETVNRILEEGGRSSFFKANVADPTEVESLIAYTASNYGGVDILFNNAGIGNSELKIEDLSIEEWDQVIDINLKGVFLGIKYVIPEMRKRGGGSIINTSSLLGFKGKKYMGPYNASKGGVSLHTQNAALEYGKENIRVNAVAPGVIDTPIIDGWKNDERKWPFISKANALGRIGSPDEVATAVLFLASSDASFITGSTIHVDGGGLTF; via the coding sequence ATGAAATTAAAAAACAAGGTTGCTATTATCACTGGTGGAGGTGGAGGCATTGGAAGGGCAACAGCTTATCTGTTTGCAAAAGAAGGTGCCGAAGTTGTTGTCTCAGATGTAAATGAGGGATCTGGCCAAGAAACTGTAAATCGGATCCTAGAAGAAGGAGGACGAAGTTCATTTTTTAAGGCAAATGTGGCTGATCCTACAGAGGTTGAGAGTTTAATAGCTTATACTGCTTCCAATTATGGCGGAGTTGATATTCTCTTTAACAATGCTGGTATTGGTAACTCAGAGCTCAAGATTGAGGACCTTTCTATCGAAGAATGGGACCAAGTCATAGATATTAATTTAAAAGGTGTATTTTTAGGAATTAAATATGTCATCCCAGAAATGAGAAAACGAGGTGGCGGTTCTATTATAAATACTTCTAGTTTACTAGGATTTAAAGGTAAAAAATATATGGGTCCATACAATGCTTCTAAAGGAGGAGTTAGTTTACATACTCAAAATGCTGCTTTGGAATATGGAAAGGAGAACATTCGGGTAAATGCAGTAGCACCAGGAGTTATCGATACCCCCATTATTGACGGGTGGAAAAATGATGAACGAAAATGGCCATTTATCTCCAAAGCCAATGCGCTTGGAAGGATTGGTTCACCTGATGAAGTTGCAACAGCAGTGCTTTTTCTAGCATCCTCTGATGCATCTTTTATTACTGGTTCAACCATTCATGTTGATGGTGGAGGTCTTACTTTTTAA
- a CDS encoding thiolase family protein, giving the protein MNRDAVIVSAVRTAIAKQGGALSPLDAHHYGAIVIKEAMKRAAITAEMIDDVILGNVLSGGGNIARLTALQTGLSLEIPGITIDRQCGSGINAVILATQAIRAGDGDIYIAGGTESMTRAPYLMDRPSKPFSVTPPSFRRLRLSPKEIGDPPMGITAETLAEKYSISREEQDIYSYNSQQKMARALKENLFEEQIVPISIPVRGGESVSFKVDEHPRPETTLDSLAKLKPAFLEDGTVTAGSSSGLNDAASALVVMSREKAENLGLEPMATIREYAVAGVPPSIMGIGPVPAIRKVLEKSGLTLEQIGLIELNEAFAAQVIACDREMNFDHNKLNVNGGAIAHGHPLGATGGILLTKAIYELKRRNEKYAIVSACIGGGQGIAAIIERGA; this is encoded by the coding sequence TTGAACAGGGATGCGGTAATAGTTTCAGCGGTTCGCACGGCAATTGCCAAACAAGGAGGTGCCCTGTCACCATTAGATGCACATCATTATGGTGCAATTGTGATTAAAGAAGCAATGAAACGAGCGGCGATCACAGCCGAAATGATAGATGATGTTATTTTAGGGAATGTGTTAAGTGGCGGTGGAAATATTGCCCGACTAACGGCATTACAGACAGGTCTCTCACTTGAAATACCGGGTATAACAATTGATCGGCAATGTGGGTCAGGCATTAATGCTGTTATTTTAGCGACCCAAGCAATTCGTGCTGGGGATGGAGATATCTACATAGCAGGTGGAACTGAGAGTATGACCAGGGCCCCTTACTTAATGGACCGACCAAGTAAACCATTTAGTGTGACACCTCCTTCATTTAGAAGACTACGTCTATCTCCTAAAGAAATTGGTGATCCACCAATGGGCATTACTGCAGAAACACTAGCCGAAAAATACAGCATATCTAGGGAAGAACAGGATATATACTCCTATAATAGCCAACAAAAAATGGCAAGAGCTTTGAAGGAAAATCTCTTTGAAGAACAAATTGTACCTATTTCAATTCCAGTTCGTGGAGGTGAATCAGTTTCTTTTAAGGTAGATGAACATCCTCGCCCTGAAACAACATTAGACTCTCTAGCTAAGCTTAAACCGGCTTTTCTAGAAGATGGAACTGTGACTGCAGGGAGTAGTTCAGGTCTTAATGATGCGGCTTCAGCTTTAGTTGTCATGTCAAGGGAAAAAGCAGAAAACCTTGGATTAGAGCCTATGGCAACCATTAGAGAATACGCAGTAGCTGGAGTCCCACCTTCAATTATGGGGATAGGACCTGTACCTGCTATTAGAAAAGTACTTGAGAAATCAGGACTAACTTTAGAGCAAATTGGCCTCATTGAGTTAAATGAAGCATTTGCTGCACAAGTTATTGCGTGTGATCGTGAAATGAACTTTGACCATAACAAGCTAAATGTAAATGGTGGAGCAATTGCTCATGGACATCCACTAGGTGCGACAGGTGGAATTCTATTGACAAAAGCAATATACGAATTAAAACGTCGAAATGAAAAATATGCAATCGTTTCTGCATGTATTGGAGGAGGGCAAGGGATTGCAGCCATCATAGAAAGGGGGGCGTAA
- a CDS encoding SDR family oxidoreductase, producing the protein MHVFDLFSLKGKTAIVTGGGRGLGEQIAVGFAEAGANVVVCSRKLEACQEVSDRLIELGVKSLALQCDVTNPEDVQKVVDETVKEFGSIDILVNNSGATWSSPVTEMPLEAWNKVLDVNITGLFLMSQAVGRVMIEQSGGKIINIASVAGLGGTDPRFMDTIAYNTSKGAVITFTKDLAVKWGQHNINVNAIAPGFFPTKMSKVLIERGKDHILATTPLKKFGSDQDLKGVALFLASNASNFVTGDTLVVDGGTHAM; encoded by the coding sequence ATGCATGTATTCGATTTGTTTAGTTTAAAAGGAAAAACAGCCATTGTTACTGGCGGTGGTAGAGGACTAGGAGAGCAAATCGCAGTTGGATTTGCAGAAGCAGGGGCAAATGTCGTTGTATGCTCACGTAAACTAGAAGCCTGTCAAGAAGTGAGTGATAGATTAATAGAATTAGGTGTTAAATCCTTAGCACTTCAGTGCGACGTTACGAATCCTGAAGATGTTCAAAAAGTTGTTGATGAAACTGTAAAAGAATTTGGTTCGATCGATATTTTAGTTAATAACAGTGGTGCTACTTGGTCATCACCTGTTACTGAAATGCCTTTAGAGGCATGGAATAAGGTCCTGGATGTAAATATTACTGGATTGTTCTTAATGAGCCAGGCTGTGGGTAGAGTTATGATTGAGCAAAGTGGCGGGAAAATCATAAATATAGCGTCAGTTGCCGGATTAGGAGGCACAGATCCTAGATTCATGGATACGATTGCCTATAATACTAGTAAAGGAGCAGTTATCACGTTTACAAAGGACCTTGCAGTAAAATGGGGTCAGCATAATATTAATGTAAATGCCATTGCGCCTGGTTTCTTTCCAACTAAAATGTCAAAAGTACTCATTGAACGTGGAAAGGATCATATCTTAGCGACCACCCCATTAAAAAAGTTTGGATCTGATCAAGATTTAAAGGGAGTTGCCTTATTTTTAGCATCAAATGCTTCGAACTTTGTTACTGGAGATACGCTAGTTGTTGATGGTGGAACACATGCGATGTAA